In Candidatus Epulonipiscium viviparus, one DNA window encodes the following:
- a CDS encoding glycosyl hydrolase family 28 protein, protein MKTINVTQEMIANSRLGDFTHYINELIEAVEDDTVINIEKGHYDLRTTYARNELCYISNNDSGVKSLAFAVYNKNNIVIDGNGSSLNGVGRILPFYVFNCKNVTIKNFEIDFQRAFTSQGEVLEASKNEVTLKIDKAEFPYEIRQNTIRFMGEDYKSDFVKGMLEFYKGNNRPVADAFDNSVQGGLPAEEIEEGVVKIFSRFRKIPMVGNILTIKHEERLVPAVTIDRSDTVKVENLRIKQSGTMGVVAQLSKDITVSKIDISPSNTRVFSTNTDATHFVNCQGTVIVENCKLESMFDDVINVHGNYLRVAKVFNDKCVLLEIPHYQQYGFFNLLKGNKISICDQPTMLELGYSAVADFKKINNKYYEVSLTDAFDFEEGQTYCVDNLSMYPKVIFRNNVCGKNRARGLILTSTKETIVEGNIIDSEGSAIKVNSDMSNWYESGAISTLIIRNNKLTRKNHGNWGEALIDIDPKMKEQVNGKFYHGEMIIENNEISLDESPLFYGYSFKKVTIQNNTINMQKDLSEDFYIQTENCGEVVVKENTICKTNR, encoded by the coding sequence ATGAAAACTATAAATGTAACGCAAGAAATGATTGCTAATTCGAGGCTTGGAGATTTCACACACTATATTAACGAGCTGATAGAAGCGGTAGAAGACGATACCGTCATCAATATCGAAAAGGGGCACTATGATTTACGCACAACATATGCTCGTAATGAACTTTGCTATATTTCGAATAATGATTCTGGGGTAAAAAGTCTGGCATTTGCAGTATATAACAAAAACAATATAGTTATCGATGGCAATGGATCTAGCTTAAACGGCGTAGGCAGAATACTTCCGTTTTATGTTTTTAACTGTAAAAACGTAACTATTAAAAACTTTGAAATCGACTTTCAACGAGCATTTACATCTCAAGGAGAAGTACTAGAAGCATCTAAAAACGAGGTTACCTTAAAAATCGATAAAGCTGAATTTCCATATGAAATAAGGCAAAATACTATAAGATTTATGGGCGAAGACTATAAGAGTGATTTTGTAAAGGGGATGTTAGAGTTTTACAAAGGCAACAATCGTCCTGTTGCAGACGCATTTGATAACAGTGTGCAAGGTGGGTTGCCGGCCGAAGAAATAGAAGAGGGAGTTGTTAAGATATTTAGCAGATTTAGAAAAATTCCAATGGTAGGAAATATTCTTACTATTAAGCACGAAGAAAGGTTAGTTCCGGCAGTGACAATCGATAGAAGCGATACAGTAAAAGTGGAAAATTTAAGAATTAAGCAATCCGGAACAATGGGCGTTGTGGCGCAGCTTTCCAAAGATATTACAGTATCCAAAATAGACATTTCACCTAGCAACACTAGAGTCTTCTCGACCAATACTGATGCGACACACTTTGTAAACTGCCAAGGTACTGTTATTGTGGAAAATTGCAAACTAGAAAGTATGTTTGATGATGTAATTAACGTGCACGGCAATTATTTGAGAGTAGCAAAAGTGTTTAACGATAAATGCGTATTGTTAGAGATACCTCACTATCAGCAGTATGGATTTTTCAATCTACTAAAAGGCAATAAAATTTCGATATGTGACCAGCCAACTATGTTAGAGTTGGGTTATTCGGCAGTTGCAGATTTCAAGAAAATAAACAACAAATACTATGAGGTCAGTTTAACAGATGCATTTGATTTTGAAGAAGGGCAAACTTACTGCGTAGATAATTTGTCGATGTACCCTAAAGTTATTTTCAGAAATAATGTTTGTGGTAAAAATAGGGCTAGAGGGTTAATTCTTACTTCGACCAAGGAAACTATTGTAGAAGGCAATATCATAGATAGCGAAGGCTCTGCAATCAAGGTCAATAGCGATATGAGCAACTGGTACGAATCTGGAGCAATCTCAACACTAATTATTAGGAATAACAAACTGACTCGCAAAAACCATGGCAACTGGGGAGAGGCTCTTATCGATATTGATCCAAAAATGAAAGAGCAAGTAAATGGAAAATTTTATCATGGCGAAATGATTATAGAAAATAATGAAATCTCCCTCGATGAAAGTCCTCTTTTCTACGGTTATAGCTTCAAAAAAGTTACTATTCAAAATAATACTATTAATATGCAAAAAGATTTGTCAGAAGATTTTTATATTCAAACAGAAAATTGCGGAGAAGTAGTTGTAAAAGAAAATACTATCTGCAAAACAAATCGCTAA
- the groL gene encoding chaperonin GroEL (60 kDa chaperone family; promotes refolding of misfolded polypeptides especially under stressful conditions; forms two stacked rings of heptamers to form a barrel-shaped 14mer; ends can be capped by GroES; misfolded proteins enter the barrel where they are refolded when GroES binds): protein MAKQMKFGTDARVALQSGVDQLANAVKVTLGPKGRNVVLDKSYGTPLITNDGVTIAKEIELDDPFENIGAQLVKEVSTKTNDVAGDGTTTATVLAQAMITEGLKNVAAGANPIIIRRGMQKATNTAVESIQALSKPVESKNHIARVAAISAGDDEVGALIADAMERVSNDGVITIEESKTMTTELDVVEGMQFDRGYLSPYMVTDTDKMEAVLDTPYVLITDKKISNIQEILPILEQIVQTGARLLIIAEDVEGEALATLVVNKLRGTFNCIAVKAPGFGDRRKEMLQDIATLTGGVVISEEVGLNLSETTVDQLGRAESIKVSKEYTVIVNGSGEKSDITARVNLIRRQLDETTSEFDREKLQERLAKLAGGVAVIKVGAATETEMKEKKLRMEDALAATRAAVEEGIIPGGGAAYIHVLKDVAKLLDSTVAEEKTGVRIILKALEAPLAQIVANAGLEPAVIVNDVKALEDGKGFNALTEKYIDMLEDGIIDPTKVARSALQNATSVAATFLTTECIVADIKADEPAMGGAGMGMGGMPGMM from the coding sequence ATGGCAAAGCAAATGAAATTTGGAACAGATGCAAGAGTGGCACTACAATCAGGAGTGGATCAACTTGCTAACGCAGTAAAAGTAACTTTGGGACCTAAGGGACGCAACGTTGTTTTAGATAAATCTTATGGTACACCTCTTATTACAAATGATGGGGTAACTATTGCAAAAGAAATAGAATTAGATGATCCGTTTGAAAACATCGGTGCTCAACTTGTAAAAGAAGTTTCTACAAAAACTAATGATGTAGCTGGAGACGGCACCACCACCGCAACAGTTTTGGCTCAAGCCATGATAACAGAAGGACTTAAAAATGTTGCTGCAGGCGCAAACCCTATTATAATTAGACGCGGAATGCAAAAAGCGACAAATACGGCTGTTGAGAGCATTCAGGCACTTAGCAAGCCTGTAGAAAGCAAAAACCACATTGCTCGCGTCGCTGCTATTTCGGCTGGTGACGATGAAGTAGGTGCCTTGATTGCAGACGCTATGGAGCGAGTTTCAAATGATGGTGTAATCACTATCGAAGAATCAAAAACCATGACTACAGAGCTTGATGTTGTGGAGGGAATGCAATTTGATCGTGGATATTTATCTCCTTATATGGTAACAGATACAGACAAAATGGAAGCTGTTCTTGACACCCCTTACGTTTTGATTACTGATAAAAAAATCTCTAACATCCAAGAAATTCTTCCAATATTAGAACAAATTGTTCAAACAGGTGCGAGACTATTAATTATTGCAGAAGATGTTGAAGGAGAAGCTCTTGCGACTTTAGTCGTAAACAAACTTCGCGGAACTTTCAATTGTATCGCAGTTAAGGCTCCTGGTTTTGGTGATAGAAGAAAAGAAATGCTTCAAGATATTGCAACTCTAACAGGTGGTGTAGTGATTTCTGAAGAAGTTGGTCTAAACCTTTCTGAAACTACTGTAGATCAACTGGGTCGTGCGGAAAGCATTAAAGTTAGCAAAGAGTACACTGTTATTGTTAATGGTTCTGGTGAAAAATCTGATATTACGGCTAGAGTAAATTTAATTCGTCGCCAATTAGATGAGACCACTTCAGAATTTGATCGTGAAAAACTTCAAGAGCGTCTTGCTAAACTTGCTGGAGGTGTTGCAGTAATTAAAGTTGGTGCGGCGACAGAAACAGAAATGAAAGAGAAAAAGCTTCGTATGGAAGATGCGTTAGCGGCAACCAGAGCTGCGGTAGAAGAAGGTATCATTCCTGGCGGTGGTGCGGCGTATATTCATGTGTTAAAGGATGTTGCAAAACTTCTCGATTCTACTGTTGCTGAAGAAAAAACAGGAGTTAGAATTATATTGAAAGCACTAGAGGCGCCGTTGGCACAAATTGTTGCAAACGCTGGTCTAGAACCTGCTGTTATTGTAAATGATGTAAAAGCGCTCGAAGATGGCAAAGGATTTAATGCCTTAACCGAAAAATATATTGACATGCTTGAAGATGGAATCATTGATCCTACTAAAGTCGCTAGAAGCGCGTTACAAAATGCTACTTCTGTTGCAGCGACGTTCTTAACTACCGAGTGTATCGTAGCTGATATTAAAGCTGATGAACCTGCTATGGGTGGCGCTGGAATGGGAATGGGCGGAATGCCTGGAATGATGTAA
- the groES gene encoding co-chaperone GroES, producing the protein MKLKPLGDRVVLKHLEAEEKTKSGIILTGAAKEKPQEAEVIAVGPGTVEDGKKIEMEVKVGDRVIYSKYSGNEVTLDKEDYVVVSQKDILAVIE; encoded by the coding sequence ATGAAATTAAAGCCACTTGGCGATCGTGTTGTTTTAAAACACCTAGAAGCCGAAGAAAAAACTAAATCAGGAATCATTTTAACAGGAGCTGCGAAGGAAAAACCTCAAGAAGCAGAAGTTATTGCAGTAGGACCTGGTACTGTTGAAGATGGCAAAAAAATCGAAATGGAAGTTAAGGTTGGAGACAGAGTAATTTATTCAAAATATTCTGGAAATGAAGTTACTCTCGACAAAGAAGACTATGTTGTTGTTAGTCAAAAAGATATTTTAGCAGTAATAGAATAG
- a CDS encoding DNA-3-methyladenine glycosylase family protein has translation MEIQITDFNITQTLECGQIFRFYKIEPDNFNIIVQDKVVNISQREDQLFIENTTLDEFNLFWKNYLDLDTNYKIIKDTLCEIDIHMNNAIRFGGGIRILKQDPFEMLISFIISQNKAIPHIKQCINNIAERFGQPIFQEISSETYYAFPTLAQLQAATIDDLSECKVGFRAAYIKDAIDKLSSGEVDLTSIASLETADARKQLMKIKGVGKKIADCVLLFAYYRTDVFPTDVWIKRVVEGFYFNQEETKLEVIDTFAKNTFKDFAGFAQQYLFFYARENNLFKKNAKDT, from the coding sequence ATGGAAATTCAGATTACCGATTTTAATATTACTCAAACTCTAGAATGTGGACAAATTTTTAGATTTTATAAAATTGAGCCTGATAATTTTAACATTATTGTGCAAGATAAAGTAGTTAATATTTCTCAACGGGAAGACCAACTTTTTATTGAAAATACTACCCTGGATGAGTTTAATTTATTTTGGAAAAATTATTTAGATCTAGATACTAACTATAAAATTATAAAAGACACACTTTGTGAAATAGATATTCATATGAACAATGCCATCCGATTTGGTGGTGGCATCAGAATTTTGAAGCAAGATCCATTTGAAATGCTTATCTCGTTTATCATATCTCAAAATAAAGCAATACCACATATAAAGCAGTGTATAAACAACATCGCTGAGCGTTTTGGACAACCGATTTTTCAAGAAATATCTAGCGAAACTTACTACGCATTTCCAACCCTAGCTCAATTACAAGCAGCGACAATAGATGATTTATCGGAGTGTAAAGTTGGATTTCGAGCTGCTTATATCAAAGATGCTATAGATAAATTAAGCTCTGGAGAAGTTGATTTAACAAGCATAGCCAGTCTGGAAACAGCCGATGCCAGAAAACAACTTATGAAAATTAAGGGCGTGGGCAAAAAAATTGCCGACTGTGTATTACTGTTTGCGTATTATCGAACAGATGTGTTTCCAACAGACGTTTGGATCAAACGTGTAGTAGAAGGATTTTATTTTAATCAAGAAGAAACAAAGCTTGAAGTGATTGATACCTTTGCTAAAAACACTTTCAAAGATTTCGCTGGTTTTGCGCAACAATATTTATTTTTTTATGCAAGAGAAAACAACTTATTCAAAAAAAATGCGAAAGATACTTGA
- a CDS encoding NUDIX hydrolase, producing MKILELKELVKTRYLSMYDIVYQNKKGNQKSWMLATRKTAAELHKIFFEKTVDAADAVVVVAFHTASKSLVCIKQFRLPINDYIYELPAGLIDPGETISTTTVRELKEETGLDLDQILQEPYGDKLYLTPGMTDESIALVFCTCSGDVSTDHLEPDEDITPYLVNKEQAKEILASDTKMDVKFYLILSNFINGIYDNFFK from the coding sequence ATGAAAATATTAGAATTAAAAGAATTAGTAAAAACCAGATATTTGAGCATGTATGACATAGTTTATCAAAATAAAAAAGGCAATCAAAAAAGCTGGATGCTCGCAACGCGAAAAACTGCTGCCGAGTTACACAAAATTTTCTTTGAAAAAACCGTAGATGCTGCAGATGCAGTTGTTGTAGTAGCGTTTCATACTGCCAGCAAAAGTTTGGTGTGTATAAAACAATTTAGATTACCTATAAATGATTATATCTACGAACTTCCAGCAGGGCTTATAGATCCAGGCGAAACTATTTCCACCACTACTGTTCGTGAATTGAAAGAAGAAACCGGATTAGATCTCGATCAAATATTACAAGAGCCATATGGTGATAAATTATATCTGACTCCCGGAATGACAGATGAATCTATTGCATTAGTATTTTGTACCTGTTCCGGAGACGTTTCGACAGATCACTTAGAGCCCGACGAAGATATTACTCCGTACCTTGTTAATAAAGAGCAAGCCAAAGAAATATTAGCAAGCGATACCAAGATGGATGTCAAGTTTTATCTCATTTTAAGTAACTTTATTAATGGAATCTATGATAATTTTTTCAAATAA
- the lysS gene encoding lysine--tRNA ligase yields MSVELSINEQEKVRLEKLQNLKEIGKDPFEQTRFVKTNNSIDITEKFDILEGTTVAVAGRLMAKRDMGKASFIHIQDESGKVQSYVRKDELGEEDYGLFKKLDIGDIVGIRGIVFRTQKGEISIRAKEVVLLSKSLRVLPEKFHGLKDTETRYRQRYVDLIVNPEVKETFIKRSLIIREMRRFLDDDGFLEVETPILHTIAGGAAAKPFITHHNTLDMDMYLRIAPELKLKRLIVGGFEKVYEIGRVFRNEGMSIRHNPEFTILELYQAYVNYVDIMDLTEKLIKHVTQKVLGTGILQYGEITLDLEKPFARLSMLDAVKEHSGVDFNAIADDKTAKQIAKEHHIEVLPYHKKGDILNLFFEKYVEEKLINPTFIIHHPVEISPLSKRKADAVEYTERFELFIFGREVANAFSELNDPIDQRERFKRQEELKRLGDDEACEIDEDFLTSLEYGLPPTGGLGIGIDRLVMFLTNSASIRDVLLFPTMKAEKNYK; encoded by the coding sequence GTGAGTGTAGAATTATCTATTAATGAACAAGAAAAAGTTAGACTAGAAAAGTTACAAAACCTCAAAGAGATAGGCAAAGACCCCTTTGAACAAACCAGATTTGTCAAAACAAATAACAGTATTGATATAACAGAAAAGTTTGATATATTGGAAGGCACCACCGTCGCTGTTGCAGGCAGACTTATGGCAAAGCGAGATATGGGCAAAGCTTCCTTTATACACATCCAAGATGAGTCAGGCAAAGTGCAGTCATATGTTCGAAAAGACGAATTAGGCGAAGAAGACTACGGGCTATTTAAAAAGCTTGATATCGGTGATATTGTAGGAATAAGAGGAATAGTCTTTAGAACTCAAAAAGGTGAAATTTCTATTAGAGCAAAAGAAGTAGTATTACTTTCAAAAAGCTTGAGAGTTCTCCCCGAAAAATTCCACGGCCTAAAAGATACAGAAACTAGGTATAGGCAACGATATGTCGACCTAATCGTAAACCCCGAAGTAAAAGAAACTTTTATAAAACGTTCATTAATAATTAGAGAAATGCGAAGATTTTTAGATGACGACGGATTTTTGGAAGTTGAGACACCAATATTGCACACCATCGCCGGCGGGGCCGCGGCTAAGCCATTCATTACTCATCATAATACGTTAGATATGGATATGTATTTACGCATAGCACCCGAATTAAAATTGAAAAGATTAATAGTTGGTGGCTTCGAGAAAGTATATGAAATCGGACGCGTATTTAGAAACGAAGGAATGTCTATTAGACATAATCCGGAATTTACGATACTAGAATTGTATCAAGCATATGTTAATTATGTAGATATTATGGATTTAACCGAAAAATTGATTAAGCATGTAACCCAAAAAGTGTTGGGCACAGGGATATTACAATATGGAGAGATTACGCTAGATCTTGAAAAACCGTTTGCTCGACTCTCTATGCTAGACGCAGTTAAGGAACACTCTGGTGTCGACTTTAACGCAATAGCAGATGATAAGACTGCCAAGCAAATTGCAAAAGAACACCACATAGAGGTCTTGCCATATCATAAAAAAGGTGATATCCTAAATTTGTTCTTTGAAAAATATGTAGAGGAAAAGCTCATCAACCCTACGTTTATCATTCATCATCCAGTGGAAATTTCTCCGCTATCAAAAAGGAAAGCCGATGCAGTAGAATATACAGAACGCTTCGAACTATTTATTTTTGGTAGAGAAGTTGCCAATGCGTTTTCGGAATTAAATGATCCGATTGACCAAAGAGAGCGTTTTAAACGCCAAGAAGAGCTCAAACGTTTAGGTGATGATGAAGCTTGTGAAATAGATGAAGACTTTTTAACCTCTCTTGAATATGGTCTACCGCCTACTGGTGGGCTAGGAATAGGAATTGATAGACTCGTTATGTTTTTAACAAATTCAGCTTCTATCAGAGATGTACTTTTATTTCCGACAATGAAAGCTGAAAAAAATTATAAATAG
- the greA gene encoding transcription elongation factor GreA has protein sequence MAKAVLLTKEGVLKLESELEILKTVERNKVAEDLKEARAQGDLSENAEYDAAKDKQAEIETRIVEIEKMLKNVTVIDADDERTDVIKPGHRVTLWDDAFEEEVEYLIVGSTEADPLNGKISNESPVGSAILGKAEGDVIEVETSSGIDRYTVLKIEI, from the coding sequence ATGGCAAAAGCAGTTCTCCTTACAAAGGAAGGCGTTTTAAAATTAGAAAGTGAGTTAGAAATATTAAAAACAGTAGAAAGAAATAAAGTGGCAGAAGATCTAAAGGAAGCTCGAGCTCAGGGAGATTTATCAGAAAACGCAGAATATGATGCGGCAAAAGATAAACAAGCCGAGATCGAAACACGCATAGTTGAAATTGAAAAGATGCTCAAAAATGTAACCGTAATAGATGCAGATGACGAAAGAACCGATGTTATAAAACCTGGACACAGAGTAACTTTATGGGATGATGCATTCGAAGAAGAAGTGGAATATCTAATAGTGGGCTCCACAGAAGCAGACCCGTTAAACGGCAAAATTTCTAATGAATCTCCAGTCGGTTCTGCCATTTTAGGCAAAGCAGAAGGCGATGTAATAGAAGTGGAAACATCTTCTGGAATAGATCGCTATACTGTGCTTAAGATCGAAATATAA
- a CDS encoding tetratricopeptide repeat protein, giving the protein MKFSHTYDIEEVLDEENKPVIIEDLESAAQEDSAEAQFNLGVCYLNGINVAKDYKQAFHYFKLAASQNYNQAEYNLGLCFEKGLGTKINHDKMIYWYKKAANNDHAEAAYKLGLIYYAGEIVALNYKEAVKYYQYAAKHKHAMAVTNLAACYYQGLGVKPLYDEAVELLESVIHENLRETQYHLGQCYEHGYGVMQNYETAVKLYEKSVRRHYGMASYALGNLYENGLGVKRSMKKALEHYFVAVKKGIPEALYKVGICYLTGKGIEGDQSLAIQYLNQAADQNYAPAFYKLGLCYEEGIGVEQNGALAIKLYKQAADLNHKEALYTLGQCYEEGDLIGKNYTKAVRLYLQAAKLNYPNAQYSLGNCYNLGLGVDVDHKKAFDYFQVAGYSDFVPAMYNVGVCYYEGVGVEQDLLKAVVWFDKAAKKNHSLAQYTLGRMYEEEIGVERDLTKAIEWYVKASLNGYADAQFKLGLFCKEGIGHDRNDIKAAKYFYQAAHNGNYDAQYHLGLCYEEGIGVAQNYTEAAKCYIKAAAQGHSAAQCELGLCYYYGKGVEIDYDKAFHWYEKAACAGNIAAQYNLSRAYRSDVGNKKNLELADKWYNASKAEMEKITL; this is encoded by the coding sequence ATGAAATTTTCTCATACATATGATATAGAAGAAGTGTTAGATGAAGAAAATAAGCCAGTTATTATAGAAGATCTTGAAAGCGCGGCACAAGAAGATTCTGCTGAAGCACAATTTAATTTAGGAGTTTGCTATCTAAACGGCATTAATGTGGCGAAAGATTATAAGCAGGCATTCCATTATTTTAAATTAGCTGCGAGCCAAAATTATAATCAAGCTGAATATAATTTAGGTTTGTGTTTCGAAAAAGGTCTTGGTACCAAGATTAATCACGACAAAATGATATATTGGTATAAAAAAGCCGCCAATAATGATCATGCCGAAGCCGCGTATAAACTTGGCTTGATATATTACGCAGGCGAAATTGTTGCACTTAATTATAAAGAAGCTGTAAAATATTACCAATACGCTGCTAAACACAAGCATGCGATGGCTGTTACAAATCTTGCCGCTTGCTATTATCAGGGTTTAGGGGTAAAGCCTTTGTATGACGAGGCTGTTGAATTGTTAGAGAGCGTAATTCATGAAAATTTAAGAGAAACGCAATATCATCTGGGGCAGTGTTATGAACATGGATATGGCGTAATGCAAAATTATGAGACTGCGGTTAAGTTATATGAAAAATCGGTTCGTCGTCATTATGGAATGGCCTCGTATGCATTGGGAAATTTATACGAAAATGGCTTGGGTGTTAAACGAAGCATGAAAAAAGCTCTCGAACACTACTTTGTTGCTGTTAAAAAAGGAATTCCAGAGGCCCTATATAAAGTTGGGATATGTTATCTGACCGGAAAAGGCATCGAGGGCGATCAATCATTGGCAATACAATATTTAAATCAAGCTGCAGATCAAAATTATGCGCCGGCCTTTTATAAATTGGGGCTTTGTTACGAAGAAGGAATTGGTGTTGAACAAAATGGAGCACTGGCAATTAAGTTATATAAGCAAGCTGCTGACTTAAATCACAAAGAAGCGTTGTATACGCTCGGTCAATGCTATGAAGAGGGCGATTTGATTGGAAAAAATTACACCAAAGCGGTGCGCTTATATTTGCAGGCTGCAAAGCTAAATTACCCAAACGCGCAGTATAGTTTAGGAAATTGCTATAATTTGGGATTGGGTGTTGATGTAGACCATAAGAAAGCGTTTGACTATTTTCAGGTTGCGGGATATTCAGATTTTGTACCGGCTATGTATAATGTGGGGGTTTGCTACTATGAAGGAGTTGGTGTCGAACAAGATTTGTTAAAAGCAGTGGTGTGGTTTGATAAGGCCGCAAAGAAAAATCATTCATTGGCGCAATATACTTTGGGGCGTATGTACGAAGAAGAAATTGGTGTCGAGAGAGATTTAACAAAAGCAATCGAGTGGTATGTGAAAGCGAGTTTAAATGGCTATGCAGATGCGCAATTTAAATTGGGACTGTTTTGCAAAGAAGGCATCGGTCATGATAGGAATGATATCAAAGCTGCCAAGTATTTTTATCAAGCCGCTCACAACGGCAATTATGACGCGCAGTATCATCTAGGCTTATGCTATGAAGAGGGCATTGGGGTGGCACAAAATTATACAGAAGCGGCAAAGTGTTATATCAAAGCGGCAGCTCAAGGACATTCTGCGGCACAATGTGAGCTCGGACTTTGCTATTATTATGGCAAGGGCGTCGAAATAGATTACGACAAAGCTTTTCATTGGTACGAGAAAGCTGCTTGTGCGGGAAACATCGCGGCACAATATAATTTGAGCCGAGCATATAGATCTGATGTTGGTAACAAAAAAAATTTGGAGTTAGCAGATAAGTGGTATAATGCTTCTAAAGCTGAAATGGAAAAAATTACATTGTAA